A window of Choloepus didactylus isolate mChoDid1 chromosome 21, mChoDid1.pri, whole genome shotgun sequence contains these coding sequences:
- the LOC119517321 gene encoding olfactory receptor 9G4 yields MEVGNHTILTEFILVGFSADPKLQLILFGIFLTLYLVTLSGNMTLVILIRIDSRLHTPMYFFIGNLSFLDFWYTSVYTPKILANCVSTDKRMSLAGCGTQLFFSCVVAYTECYLLAAMAYDRYVAICSPLLYSGTMTRSLCTGLVAGAYIGGFLNAVAHTANTFRLKFCGKNIIDHFFCDAPPLVKMSCTDTRVYEKVLLGVVGFTVLSSTLAILISYFNILLAILRIRSASGRRKAFSTCASHLVSVTLFYGSLLFMYSRPSSTYSLERDKVAALFYTVVNPLLNPLIYSVRNKDVKAAFRKATQTIGLQR; encoded by the coding sequence ATGGAAGTGGGAAATCACACCATCCTGACTGAGTTCATCTTGGTGGGCTTCTCAGCAGACCCCAAGTTGCAGCTGATTCTATTTGGAATATTTCTGACTCTCTACTTAGTGACTTTATCAGGGAATATGACCCTGGTTATCTTAATCCGGATCGATTCCCGGctgcacacacccatgtactttttcatTGGCAATCTGTCTTTCCTGGATTTCTGGTACACATCTGTGTATACCCCCAAGATCTTGGCCAATTGTGTCTCAACAGATAAACGTATGTCCTTGGCTGGATGTGGAACccagttgtttttttcctgtgttgTAGCCTACACCGAGTGCTATCTCCTAGCAGCCATGGCTTATGACCGCTACGTGGCAATCTGTAGCCCATTACTCTATTCAGGTACCATGACCAGGTCTCTCTGTACTGGCCTCGTTGCTGGGGCCTACATAGGAGGTTTCTTGAATGCTGTAGCCCACACTGCCAACACTTTCCGTCTGAAGTTCTGCGGTAAAAATATCATTGACCACTTCTTCTGTGATGCACCACCCCTGGTAAAAATGTCCTGCACAGACACCCGGGTCTATGAAAAAGTCCTCCTGGGTGTGGTGGGCTTCACAGTCCTCTCCAGCACACTTGCCATCCTCATTTCCTACTTCAACATCCTCCTGGCCATCCTGAGGATCCGCTCTGCCTCTGGGAGGCgcaaggccttctccacctgtgctTCCCACCTGGTCTCAGTCACCCTCTTCTATGGGTCCTTGCTCTTCATGTATTCAAGGCCGAGCTCCACCTATTCGCTTGAGAGAGACAAAGTGGCTGCCCTGTTCTACACCGTGGTGAACCCATTACTCAACCCTCTCATCTATAGCGTGAGGAACAAAGATGTTAAAGCAGCTTTCAGGAAAGCAACACAGACTATAGGACTACAGAGATGA
- the LOC119517982 gene encoding olfactory receptor 1013-like, with translation MKRGNHTVNEFILLGFTADPLLQLVLFGVFLCVYSVTILGNTTLIILICNDSRLHTPMYFFIGNLSFLDLWYSSVYTPKILVTCISKDKSISFAGCVAQFFFSAGLAYTECYLLAAMAYDHFVAISNSLLYAQVMSRKLCISLVIYSYTGGFVNAIILTINTLTLDFCGDHVIDDFFCDVPPLVKLACNVKESYQAVLFFLLASNVITPTVLILASYLFIIAAILRIHSTQGRLKAFSTCSSHLISVTLYYGSILYIYSRPSSSYSLERDKLVSNFYTVVFPMLNPMIYSLRNKDVKEALKKLFRLTLSEV, from the coding sequence ATGAAGAGAGGCAATCACACTGTGAATGAGTTCATCCTGCTGGGCTTCACCGCAGATCCCCTGTTGCAATTGGTATTATTTGGGGTGTTCCTGTGTGTGTACTCAGTGACCATACTGGGAAATACCACTCTCATTATACTGATCTGTAATGACTCCCgactccacacccccatgtattttttcattgGGAATCTTTCTTTCCTGGATCTCTGGTATTCCTCTGTCTACACCCCAAAGATCCTAGTGACCTGCATCTCCAAAGACAAGAGCATCTCCTTTGCTGGCTGTGTAGCTCAGTTCTTCTTCTCTGCTGGACTGGCCTATACTGAGTGTTATCTGTTGGCTGCAATGGCTTATGACCACTTTGTTGCCATTTCCAACTCGCTGCTTTATGCTCAAGTCATGTCAAGGAAATTGTGCATTTCTTTAGTTATATATTCCTATACTGGAGGCTTTGTCAATGCAATAATACTGACAATCAATACATTAACATTAGATTTTTGTGGTGACCATGTCATTGATGACTTTTTCTGTGATGTCCCTCCCCTGGTGAAGTTGGCATGCAATGTAAAAGAGAGCTACCAGGCTGTGCTCTTCTTCCTCCTGGCCTCTAATGTCATCACCCCCACTGTGCTCATACTGGCCTCCTACCTCTTCATCATTGCCGCCATCTTGAGGATCCACTCCACACAGGGCCGCctcaaagccttctccacctgctcctcccacttGATTTCTGTCACCTTGTACTATGGCTCAATTCTCTACATCTACTCTCGCCCAAGTTCTAGCTATTCCCTTGAGAGGGACAAATTGGTTTCTAACTTTTACACTGTGGTCTTCCCCATGTTGAACCCCATGATCTACAGTCTGAGGAATAAGGATGTGAAAGAGGCTCTGAAAAAACTCTTCAGGTTAACACTATCTGAAGTTTAA